The following coding sequences lie in one Chelmon rostratus isolate fCheRos1 chromosome 2, fCheRos1.pri, whole genome shotgun sequence genomic window:
- the aspn gene encoding asporin: MSVFLLLCLLALGNAKPYQPINVMDFMKNYDIMMADRGDDDDDDDDNDDDDDDDDDYDDDDCPAGCHCSPRVVQCSDQGQISVPEKIPEDTVILDLQNNDITEIKEDDFKGLNKLYGLFLINNKISKIHPKAFRNMNNLRLLYLSYNLLTEIPANLPPNVIELRFHENKINRIQKDAFKGLRKLHVLELGANPLANSGIELGAFNGLSTLYVGIAEAKLTAVPKDFPSSITELSLDYNKISKVEVEDFIRYKNLQRLRLGFNQIKFVENGSFVSIPNIREIHLDNNRMKKVPPGLSSLRYLQVIFLHGNKISSVGVNDFCPINPSIKKNLYTGISLFANPVKYWDIQPATFRCVTGRRGVQLGNFRK, encoded by the exons ATGAGTGTCTTCCTCCTGCTTTGCCTGCTGGCGCTAGGCAATGCCAAACCCTACCAGCCAATCAATGTCATGGACTTCATGAAAAACTATGACATCATGATGGCTGACaggggtgatgatgatgacgacgatgacgacaatgacgacgatgacgatgatgacgacGACTATGATGATGACGATTGTCCGGCTGGTTGCCATTGCTCACCCCGAGTGGTGCAGTGCTCCGACCAGG GTCAAATCTCTGTTCCAGAGAAGATTCCTGAAGACACTGTGATCCTAGACCTCCAAAACAACGATATCACTGAGATCAAGGAGGATGACTTTAAAGGCCTCAACAAGCTTTAT GGCCTGTTTCTGATCAACAACAAGATCTCTAAGATTCACCCCAAGGCCTTCAGAAACATGAACAATCTGAGACTGCTGTACCTCTCCTACAACCTGCTGACTGAGATCCCTGCAAACCTGCCTCCCAATGTCATCGAGCTCCGCTTCCATGAAAACAAGATCAACAGAATCCAGAAGGATGCATTTAAAGGCCTGAGGAAACTCCATGTGCTGG AGCTGGGTGCCAACCCTCTGGCCAACAGTGGGATTGAGCTGGGAGCTTTTAACGGCTTGTCAACCCTGTATGTCGGCATAGCAGAGGCCAAACTAACTGCTGTACCAAAAG ACTTCCCATCCTCCATCACAGAGCTGAGCCTGGACTACAACAAGATCTCTAAGGTGGAAGTAGAAGACTTCATCAGATATAAAAATTTGCAGAG gCTAAGACTGGGTTTTAACCAGATCAAGTTTGTAGAAAATGGCAGCTTTGTCAGCATCCCGAACATCCGTGAGATCCACCTGGACAACAACCGTATGAAAAAGGTCCCACCAGGCCTCAGCTCCCTGCGCTACCTCCAG GTCATTTTCCTCCATGGCAACAAAATCAGTAGTGTGGGAGTCAATGACTTCTGTCCCATCAACCCCAGTATCAAGAAGAACCTGTACACTGGCATCAGTCTGTTTGCCAATCCTGTTAAATACTGGGACATCCAGCCTGCCACCTTTCGCTGTGTGACTGGACGGAGGGGCGTTCAGCTTGGAAACTTCAGAAAGTAG